The Deinococcus sp. KNUC1210 nucleotide sequence GGCTGGCGCTGGATGGGGGCTTGGCACAGCGGGTGGCGATTGTCGATCTGGATGTTCATCAGGGAAACGGCACGGCGGCGCTGCTGAAAGGGGAGGCGCGGGCTTTGACGCTCAGCGTGCACGGCGAGCGCAATTACCCGTTCCGCAAGGAGCAGAGCAGCCTGGATATCGGGCTGGGCGACGGCGTGCAGGACAGCGAATATCTGGACGTTCTGACGCGGCAGGTGTTGCCCGCACTGGAAGCGTTCCGCCCCGATCTGCTGCTGTATCTGGCCGGAGTGGACGTGCTGGCTGGCGACCGCTTCGGACGCTTTGCCCTCACGCTGGACGGCGTGCGCGAACGCAACCGGGCCGTGCTGGGCTGGGCGAAGGCCGCCGCTGTTCCAGTCGTCACCATGACGGCAGGCGGGTACAACCACGATCACGCCCTGACCATCGAGGCGCATTCGAGCGTGGTACTCGATGGTCTGGACGTATTTTAAGTTACAGATTGTGTAATAACATAAATTATTCTGTCAATCTTCATAATGTGGGCTTTTTACTCTCCAAGGTTGTACAAACCTTGTACAGTTTGTGACAAGTCCAGCAGTCTCCTCTACCGGTCAAGCTGATTCGGGGTGTTGGGGGCAGGGCACGGCGCATACGTCACGGGGTCAAGCGGCCCACGATTCGACCTGAGCCTTCAAGGGAGCTGTCATGACCATTTCGACTGAACTCGTCGGTGCCGTTTCGCCACATTCCTCGACCAAGCTGCCCCACACCGAGCTGCACGGACGGCTGCTGCGGCGCGGCGACACCCTGTATTACTCGGGCGACCTGAGTCCGTCGCTGTATCAGCTCGAAAGTGGGCTGCTGCGGGCGGTACGCCTGACGCCGCAGGGCCGCACCCTCACCGTGCGCCACATCTTTCCCGGCGACATCTTTGGAGAGGAAGCGCTGCACAGCGTTGCCCGCACGCATCAGGTGATCGCACTGACCGAGGCCACCGTCAAGCCGATTCATACCCAGCATCTGAACGGCGAGGACCTGATGCACATCACGCGCAGTCTGGCCTCGCAGCTTCAGCGCATCATGACCGATGGCGTGCATATTCAGGATGGAGAACTGCGCGAACGCATCGCCCGTTACCTGCTGAACCTGTCGTCGAGCAGTCTGGGTGGCCGACATGCCAGCGGGCAGACCTTCGTTCGTGCCACCCATGAGCTGATCGCGGAAGGCACCGGGGCCACCCGTGAAAGCGTCAGCAAGTTGATCGGAGAGATGCGCGACGACGGTCTGCTCAGCCCGGCCTACCGCTGCATCACCCTGACGGCGGAAAGCGAGCTGAAGCGCATCGCGGGCGTGGTGTAAACCGAACTCGGCTCATCACTCGGAACAGGGAAGGGAACACCAGCAGCAACGGTGTTCCCTTCCCTGTTGTGACAGTTTTCCTCGGCCTCTCGCGGGGCTGTGTCCGAATGCCTGCCGCATTCAGTCTGTCAGGCCAGCTCGCTTCAGTTCCGTCGTTACCGCCGCATCGAAGGCGGCCTGCACCGCCGCGTAGTCGCCGTCCACGCTCGCACCCGCTGCCGGAACGTGTCCGCCGCCGCCCAGCGCTACCGCGATGTTCTGGGCGCTGACCCGTCCACGCGAGCGCAACGACACCTTGACGCGGCTGCCATAGTCTTTGAACAGGCAGGCCAGTTCGGTGCCCTCGGCGCTGCGAATGGTGTTCACATACGATTCCACGTCTTCCCACTCGGCCCCGGCGCGGCTCAGCATCTCGGCATCGATGCGGGCCGTGACCACCAGTCCGCCGTGGCTGAACGCCATGCTGCCCAGCACCTCCTTCAGCAGCGCGTAATAGCGCGGCGGATTCTGCGACAGACGGTCGTTGATCCAGGCCAGCCGCGCTCCATGCTCGACCAGGCTGGCCGCCTGACGCAGCACGGCGGGCGTGGTGTTGGCAAAGCGGAACGAGCCGGTGTCGGTGTTCAGGCCGGTCAGCAGCGGCGTAGCGATCTCGGGTGTCCAGGGCTGATCTGAGCGTTCCAGCAGCACCTGCGCGATATCGGCCACCATGCCTGCCGTCGCCGCCTGCGAGGGATCGACCACGCCCAGACTCGCCTGCCGCTTGTTCGTGCCGTGATGATCGACGTTGATGACGCTGCCCGTGAAGCTGCTGAGGTCTGCGCCCGCGACCCGCGCCGCGTCGTTGTTGTCCACGTCCAGCACCACCAGCAGCGCACCTTCGGGCCAGCTCTCCAGGCGCGGCAGCACCTCGCCCGGCTGCGGCAGGAAGGCCAGATAGTGCGGAACTTCCATGTAGGTCTGCGCCTCTTTGCCGCAGGCCCTGAGGGTGCGTTGCAGACCCAGGCAGCTGCCCAGGGCGTCACCGTCCGGATCGACGTGCGCCACGATCACGACGGGGCCGGTATGGGCGTCCAGATGATCGGCAACGGCCTGGATCTGCGCGGCGTAATCGGGATTGGGAATGTTCTGGGGGGGCGTGGGTGCAGTCATGGCTCCAGTATCACGCAGGCGGGGAACGCGGAGGGTGTCGCGGCCACGGCCTTTACCAATTCTCCACAATCCAGCCCAGCTTCCCAAGTCGGCCTGCCGCCAAAGACAGACTTGTGACCGTTCACATTCTGCTCTTCGCAACAATTCAGGGGACACCATGACCACGTACCGCAGACTGGGCCGCAGCGGCCTGCATCTTTTTCCGATTGGACTGGGCACCATGCAGTTCGGCTGGAGCGCCGACGAAGAGACAGCCTACGGGATCATGGACGCCTATTACGCGGCGGGCGGCAACTTCATTGATACCGCCGACATCTACACCACCTGGACACCCGGCAACCCCGGCGGTATCTCTGAAGAGATCGTCGGGCGCTGGATGAAGGACCGGGGCAACCGTGACGACATCGTGGTG carries:
- a CDS encoding histone deacetylase gives rise to the protein MFRAYTPAAYDFPLPEGHRFPYYKYRGMAERLSGLLPVLDTPNLSWAQAGRIHDPLWLRRWRRGEVSAREQREFGLPWSPGVVERARRAAGGSVAALHDALQVGWGINLAGGTHHAFADRAEGFCLLNDAALLTRLALDGGLAQRVAIVDLDVHQGNGTAALLKGEARALTLSVHGERNYPFRKEQSSLDIGLGDGVQDSEYLDVLTRQVLPALEAFRPDLLLYLAGVDVLAGDRFGRFALTLDGVRERNRAVLGWAKAAAVPVVTMTAGGYNHDHALTIEAHSSVVLDGLDVF
- a CDS encoding Crp/Fnr family transcriptional regulator produces the protein MTISTELVGAVSPHSSTKLPHTELHGRLLRRGDTLYYSGDLSPSLYQLESGLLRAVRLTPQGRTLTVRHIFPGDIFGEEALHSVARTHQVIALTEATVKPIHTQHLNGEDLMHITRSLASQLQRIMTDGVHIQDGELRERIARYLLNLSSSSLGGRHASGQTFVRATHELIAEGTGATRESVSKLIGEMRDDGLLSPAYRCITLTAESELKRIAGVV
- a CDS encoding bifunctional oligoribonuclease/PAP phosphatase NrnA; protein product: MTAPTPPQNIPNPDYAAQIQAVADHLDAHTGPVVIVAHVDPDGDALGSCLGLQRTLRACGKEAQTYMEVPHYLAFLPQPGEVLPRLESWPEGALLVVLDVDNNDAARVAGADLSSFTGSVINVDHHGTNKRQASLGVVDPSQAATAGMVADIAQVLLERSDQPWTPEIATPLLTGLNTDTGSFRFANTTPAVLRQAASLVEHGARLAWINDRLSQNPPRYYALLKEVLGSMAFSHGGLVVTARIDAEMLSRAGAEWEDVESYVNTIRSAEGTELACLFKDYGSRVKVSLRSRGRVSAQNIAVALGGGGHVPAAGASVDGDYAAVQAAFDAAVTTELKRAGLTD